In the Myxococcaceae bacterium JPH2 genome, GCAGCACGTGCGCCTCGTGTTCACGCGACACACGTCGATCGCGCCCACGGGTTTCACGCGCTGGTTGGCGCGCTGCGCGGACGCCCGAGTGGCGCTGACGCAGCAGATCTCCGAAGTGTTCCGGCTCCCTTCGTCCATCGTCTCGCATGGCATCGACCTGTCGCGCTTCCATCCCCCTGCGGATCGCGACGAGGCGTGGCGAAGCCTGGGGCAAGGAGGCCGCTACGGCATCGGTGTCATCGGCCGCATTCGCGCGGAGAAGGGGCAGGGCGACTTCATCGATGCGATGCGGCCCTTGTTGCCAGAGAATCCAGACTGGCAGGCCGTGCTGGTCGGGCTCGCGAAGGGGCCGGACCTGGACTGGGTGAACAAGCTCCGGGCCGGCATCGAGGACCGCGTGGTGCTCGCGGGAGAGCAGTCGGTCATCGAGCCCTGGTACCGAGGGCTGACCATCCTGGTGCACCCGTCATACGCCGAGGGCTACTCGCTGGTGCACGTGGAGGCCATGGCCTCGGGGTGCTGCGTGGTGGCCTCGAAGCTGCCGTACCTGGACACGTTGATTGAGCACGGGCGAACCGGTTTCTTCTTCGAGCCTGGTGACGTGAAGGGCCTGCGCGAACTGCTCACCGAGCTGTTGCGCGACCCCGAGCGAGCCCGAGCCGTGGGC is a window encoding:
- a CDS encoding glycosyltransferase family 4 protein, translated to MTLIVHPHFHSRYTGVTRHVESVVPALERDGETRVIGSGLSDSLPRISWGELLRRARREPIVWHAHRNNELMAGMLLRLLGQHVRLVFTRHTSIAPTGFTRWLARCADARVALTQQISEVFRLPSSIVSHGIDLSRFHPPADRDEAWRSLGQGGRYGIGVIGRIRAEKGQGDFIDAMRPLLPENPDWQAVLVGLAKGPDLDWVNKLRAGIEDRVVLAGEQSVIEPWYRGLTILVHPSYAEGYSLVHVEAMASGCCVVASKLPYLDTLIEHGRTGFFFEPGDVKGLRELLTELLRDPERARAVGRNAAEEARSRCGVEHEAKALTALYRTLVNP